In the Cydia fagiglandana chromosome 5, ilCydFagi1.1, whole genome shotgun sequence genome, one interval contains:
- the LOC134664814 gene encoding huntingtin-interacting protein K has protein sequence MADEEINGDTDDIQHDKDKTQKKTAKHDSGVADLEKVTDYAEEKEISSQDISGALSLIGDRRNKEAAERLEKEKELQKVSVKKDDIELIVKEMEISRTLAERTLREHRGDVVAALTTLTN, from the exons ATGGCAGACGAAGAAATCAACGGAGATACAGACGATATTCAGCACGATAAAGACAAGACCCAGAAGAAAACTGCAAAACATGATAGTGGAGTTGCAGACCTAGAAAAAGTGACGGATTATGCCGAAGAAAAAGAAATTTCCTCACAGGATATATCTGGC GCTCTTTCTTTAATCGGCGACAGGAGGAACAAGGAGGCAGCGGAACGTCTTGAAAAAGAGAAAGAACTACAAAAAGTGTCAGTTAAAAAGGATGACATAGAATTAATT GTAAAGGAAATGGAAATCTCCCGGACACTAGCAGAGAGAACATTACGGGAGCACAGAGGTGATGTGGTGGCGGCTTTAACAACACTTACAAACTAG